A section of the Agarivorans litoreus genome encodes:
- a CDS encoding DUF192 domain-containing protein, which yields MNVSVYKYVLLVLLVVTKNVGAATPSEKFPAVAVEVNQQHYTVEYAYSDQQRALGLMHRLHLCNDCGMLFNFQRSKQAQMWMKNTVIPLDVAFIRKDGSISEITQMQANDDKLTKSRFQVMYAWEMNQGWFAKNAIQVGDKVVIKPVE from the coding sequence TTGAATGTATCCGTTTATAAATACGTCCTATTGGTTTTACTGGTTGTCACCAAAAATGTGGGGGCTGCAACGCCAAGTGAGAAATTTCCAGCGGTGGCGGTGGAGGTCAATCAACAGCACTACACGGTGGAATATGCCTACAGTGATCAACAGCGCGCCTTGGGTTTAATGCATCGCCTGCACTTGTGTAACGATTGCGGCATGTTGTTTAACTTTCAGCGCAGCAAACAAGCTCAAATGTGGATGAAAAATACTGTGATCCCTTTAGATGTCGCTTTTATCCGCAAAGATGGCTCTATTAGCGAAATCACTCAGATGCAAGCGAATGATGACAAACTAACTAAATCGCGCTTTCAAGTGATGTACGCTTGGGAGATGAATCAAGGTTGGTTTGCCAAAAATGCAATCCAAGTCGGAGATAAAGTAGTGATTAAACCTGTAGAATAA
- a CDS encoding sugar O-acetyltransferase, producing MTEKEKMLAGELYLAFDGELVEERNQAKSLCYELNLLHPEEDLRAEVLAELLPNSLDPWIEPDFFCDYGYNITTGKNFYANHNCVILDGAPVTIGDDVMLAPSVNISTATHPLNVKQRTEGLERALPVTIGDRVWIGMGANILPGVSIGDNAVIAAGALVNKDVAANTVVAGVPAKYVRDIPEHED from the coding sequence ATGACAGAAAAAGAAAAGATGTTAGCTGGAGAGTTGTATTTAGCCTTTGACGGAGAGTTGGTTGAAGAGCGTAACCAAGCTAAGTCTCTATGTTACGAACTTAATTTGTTACACCCGGAAGAAGACCTGCGCGCCGAGGTTTTAGCCGAGCTGTTGCCAAACAGTCTCGATCCTTGGATAGAGCCAGATTTTTTCTGCGACTACGGCTATAACATCACCACCGGTAAGAATTTTTATGCTAACCATAACTGTGTGATACTTGATGGTGCGCCTGTCACCATCGGCGATGATGTGATGCTGGCCCCTTCTGTGAATATTTCTACTGCAACTCACCCGCTAAACGTTAAGCAGCGCACCGAGGGATTAGAGCGGGCTTTACCGGTAACTATTGGCGATCGCGTGTGGATTGGCATGGGGGCGAATATTCTACCCGGCGTAAGCATTGGTGATAACGCAGTGATTGCCGCTGGAGCCTTGGTTAACAAAGATGTGGCTGCGAATACAGTTGTAGCCGGCGTGCCGGCTAAATACGTGAGAGATATTCCCGAGCACGAAGACTAG
- a CDS encoding PEP-CTERM sorting domain-containing protein, protein MKKLVKTIAFSSLLASSLFSLTANAGVIGVFGNSSSQAISIANNQGHTAELISDYSNLSNYDVIWGLNSSNSGHSSQLSTYATDIENYVMSGGVFMYHDRYVSNTNNVLPGADNFTFTRNLSTNIDLAQANGVAGAVITDSTLDGGNSSSHGYVAESSIDRAYTAIFDDGTDGNLVDFSFELGLGDIYYSSIPLDYYLSGSRAFATIYAPQVINYVVSLAEENTGNAPAVVSEPATIAVFSLGLFGLAARRFKSHA, encoded by the coding sequence ATGAAAAAGCTAGTAAAAACAATTGCATTTAGTAGTCTACTTGCATCTTCTCTATTCTCTTTAACGGCTAATGCAGGTGTAATCGGCGTTTTTGGTAACAGCTCATCACAAGCAATAAGCATTGCAAACAACCAAGGCCACACCGCCGAACTTATCTCAGACTACTCAAACCTATCAAACTACGATGTTATTTGGGGATTAAATAGCAGTAATTCTGGCCATTCTTCACAGCTAAGCACCTACGCTACTGACATAGAGAACTATGTGATGAGCGGCGGTGTTTTTATGTATCATGATCGCTACGTGTCTAACACGAATAATGTATTGCCTGGTGCCGATAATTTTACATTTACACGCAACTTAAGCACCAATATCGATTTGGCCCAAGCTAACGGAGTAGCAGGTGCGGTAATCACAGATTCTACTCTAGACGGCGGCAACTCTTCGAGTCATGGTTATGTGGCAGAATCATCTATTGATCGTGCTTACACTGCCATCTTTGATGATGGAACTGATGGAAACTTAGTTGATTTTAGCTTCGAACTTGGCTTAGGCGATATCTATTACTCAAGCATCCCGTTGGACTATTACCTTTCTGGTTCTCGAGCATTTGCCACCATCTATGCTCCGCAAGTTATTAACTACGTAGTTTCTTTAGCTGAAGAGAATACTGGTAACGCCCCAGCTGTGGTATCGGAGCCAGCTACCATTGCCGTATTTTCCTTGGGTTTATTTGGTTTAGCCGCGCGCCGCTTTAAATCTCACGCTTAA
- a CDS encoding CBS domain-containing protein, with translation MQQLNVRHYMRAQFLSFTEEQSINEASELLTNSHQLGAPVVDAKGTLIGWLSELDCVTQMLQAGYYCDQSALVKDIMRSEVLSVGPDENVLDLAKTMTDNKPKSYPVVENGKLLGLIERKAVLAALHQQQQQCFNVKQ, from the coding sequence ATGCAACAGCTTAATGTTAGACACTACATGCGCGCTCAATTCTTGAGTTTTACCGAAGAGCAAAGCATTAACGAGGCCAGCGAACTGCTGACTAATTCACACCAGCTTGGTGCCCCAGTGGTTGACGCTAAAGGCACATTAATTGGTTGGTTATCGGAGCTAGACTGCGTAACTCAAATGCTGCAAGCTGGTTACTACTGCGATCAAAGTGCTTTAGTTAAAGACATTATGCGCAGTGAAGTACTGAGTGTTGGTCCAGATGAAAACGTGCTGGATTTGGCAAAAACCATGACCGACAACAAACCTAAAAGTTACCCCGTTGTTGAGAATGGAAAATTGCTCGGTTTAATTGAGCGTAAAGCGGTATTAGCGGCACTTCATCAACAACAGCAACAATGCTTTAATGTAAAACAATAA
- a CDS encoding YifB family Mg chelatase-like AAA ATPase, whose amino-acid sequence MGLAIVKTCTLVGMEALNVTVEVHLANGLPAFSIVGLPETSVKEAKDRVRSAILNSGFSFPAKRITVNLAPADVPKSGGRFDLPIAIGILAAAGDVPLACLVDMAFCGELALSGAIRPVSGAIATALSISQQGLTLVTSEQDADAAVRVPEAKVHGSASLQQLSAGLNGQSAFNLKDSQVIEPQCNESLLDMSEVQGQHLAKRALELAAAGAHNLLMMGPPGTGKTMLASRLPGILPSLTEQQAIEVAAINSVSAQQRELEQWYIPPFRSPHHSASMVALVGGGSNPKPGEITLAHHGVLFLDELPEFARSTLDALRQPLESGEVHISRAALQVSFPSRFQLVAAMNPSPCGYYQGQQLRSNPDQILKYLGKLSGPFLDRFDLSVEVAELPKGSLTQHAQGESSAQIKQRVINARKLQLERSGKLNSQLSGKELHQHASLSLENSEFLESSISQLGLSARAFHRVWRLARTIADLKQQKDIQRNDIVEALSYRAMDRLLKRLSA is encoded by the coding sequence ATGGGTTTAGCGATAGTTAAAACGTGTACCTTAGTGGGCATGGAAGCCTTAAATGTGACTGTAGAAGTGCATTTAGCCAATGGTTTGCCAGCCTTTTCTATTGTAGGTTTACCTGAAACCTCGGTGAAAGAAGCTAAAGATAGAGTTCGTAGCGCGATTCTCAATAGTGGCTTTTCCTTTCCTGCAAAACGCATTACCGTAAATCTAGCGCCTGCAGATGTTCCCAAAAGTGGAGGTCGCTTTGATCTGCCAATTGCTATTGGTATTTTGGCCGCTGCTGGTGATGTTCCTCTAGCTTGTTTAGTTGACATGGCGTTTTGCGGTGAGTTGGCTTTATCGGGTGCCATTCGCCCGGTGAGCGGGGCAATTGCTACCGCCTTATCCATAAGCCAGCAGGGCTTAACTTTGGTGACTAGCGAGCAAGATGCTGACGCAGCGGTTAGAGTGCCAGAGGCTAAAGTACATGGCAGTGCCAGCTTGCAGCAGTTAAGTGCTGGTCTTAATGGTCAAAGTGCTTTTAACCTGAAGGACTCTCAGGTTATTGAGCCTCAGTGTAACGAAAGCCTCTTAGATATGAGCGAAGTGCAAGGTCAACATCTGGCAAAACGTGCTTTAGAACTAGCTGCCGCCGGCGCACATAATTTACTCATGATGGGACCTCCCGGTACCGGAAAAACCATGTTAGCGAGTCGCTTACCGGGCATATTACCCAGCTTAACCGAGCAACAAGCCATAGAGGTGGCGGCAATTAATTCGGTAAGCGCCCAGCAACGAGAGCTAGAGCAATGGTACATTCCGCCTTTTCGGAGCCCGCATCATAGCGCCTCAATGGTAGCACTGGTGGGCGGTGGTTCAAACCCTAAGCCCGGCGAAATAACCTTAGCGCATCATGGTGTACTTTTTTTGGATGAGCTTCCAGAGTTTGCTCGTAGTACTTTAGATGCGTTGCGCCAGCCGCTTGAGTCGGGTGAGGTGCATATTTCTCGTGCTGCTTTGCAGGTAAGTTTCCCCTCGCGCTTTCAGTTGGTGGCAGCAATGAATCCTTCACCTTGTGGTTACTATCAAGGTCAGCAGCTACGCAGTAATCCCGATCAGATTTTAAAGTATCTTGGTAAGCTGTCGGGGCCGTTTTTAGACCGCTTTGATTTAAGTGTTGAGGTGGCTGAGTTACCCAAAGGCAGCTTAACTCAGCATGCTCAGGGGGAGTCTAGTGCCCAGATAAAACAGCGGGTGATTAACGCGCGCAAGCTGCAGTTGGAGCGTAGTGGTAAGTTAAATAGCCAACTCTCTGGTAAAGAGCTTCACCAGCATGCCAGTTTAAGCCTTGAAAATAGTGAGTTTTTAGAAAGCAGTATTAGTCAATTAGGTTTATCTGCTCGCGCATTTCATCGCGTTTGGCGCTTAGCCAGAACCATTGCCGATCTTAAGCAGCAAAAAGATATTCAACGCAACGATATTGTGGAAGCTCTAAGCTATCGGGCAATGGATCGCTTACTTAAGCGTTTGTCTGCCTAG
- the recC gene encoding exodeoxyribonuclease V subunit gamma, which yields MLYLYQSNHLDTLQILLSKVMALQAPENPFTQQQILVQSPGMAQWLKLQLAEQQGIVANVAFPLPASFIWQMFHLVLQDVPEQSPFNKEAMSWRLMRLLPQRLQEPAFNALKHYLLGEQESEDIDSRKLWQLAQKIADIYDQYLVYRSEWTSAWEAGDDLNEVSESQPWQPILWRDLVDDTVSAMDSPYHRGNLYIDFVEQLRVASAAPEGLPEQVFIFGISALPPAYVEALDALALHCEIHLFLTNPSEQYWGDVRDVSTLLKQQSDISQVGNPLLASMGKLGRDYIELLHPLNKQETDIFASNVNEQQAPSLLAMVQDDILKLQDPIDYQKFDNSLHKRQIEPDDCSVQLHLCHSPRRELEVLHDQLLAMFEQNPELNPRDIIVMVPDVNRYGPMIQAVFGSTSAETRLPFAISDRSATQENPVLLSFLELLALPQKRKSAAELLALLEVPAIMRRFELAEDELKSLRQWVREAGVRWGLDGSDRSRWQAPEDETHSWLFGLKRMLLGYAMPSDAGLHQGVLAYDEVQGKIALAVGKLADFIDQLMLLEQQLLSAVNAEQWRLRLQDLLSNIYSFDSDDETEQLRLHKLFENLVEQCRSSGFMELISPELILDYCRNQLNAQRGSQRFLAGQINFCTLLPMRAIPFKVVCLLGMNDSEYPRSVPSMGFDLMAQNPAKRGDRSRRDDDRYLFLEALLAAQDTLYVSYIAHSAKDNSEQTPSVLVAELCDYIGQSCVLQGDEQLNVDQSAKRLLTHLSCEHPLQPFSSEYYQSQSDKFSYAQRWVPAVAAQQQSKAPEPIEEALINEGYIADIEMDELLAFSRSPIAYFYQRRLKVSFPRLSEQLEETEPFLVEGLAGFSMKQYLLEQQLNKADKKQQFALLHAAGSLPHGGFGEVSFEQQWQDLEPLADALFPLLAGGLVKRQQLALELEYSLEDGLQQCRLSAWLKHQYAQGLVSYRPGSIRGKDLVAAWLWHLVFHASLPEQALSSYVLGRKGAWQLLPLSAEQAKEYLALWLSHLQQGLHQPILLPIESAWQWISQCKDKKTGSIEYSEANLDKARRAARNQFNGGPFAQAEGADPYIQAQISDLEAIWPQFEASAKALLGPLLAHLEEFAGV from the coding sequence TTGTTATATCTTTACCAAAGTAATCATTTAGATACCTTACAAATTTTATTGAGTAAGGTGATGGCCTTGCAAGCGCCAGAAAACCCATTTACTCAACAGCAGATCTTGGTACAAAGCCCTGGCATGGCGCAGTGGTTAAAACTGCAGTTAGCCGAACAACAAGGCATTGTGGCAAATGTGGCGTTTCCGCTGCCTGCTAGCTTTATTTGGCAAATGTTTCACTTAGTTCTGCAAGATGTTCCCGAGCAAAGTCCCTTTAATAAAGAAGCCATGAGTTGGCGATTAATGCGCTTGTTGCCACAACGTTTGCAAGAGCCAGCATTTAACGCCTTGAAGCACTATCTGTTGGGTGAGCAAGAAAGTGAGGACATTGACAGTCGTAAGCTTTGGCAACTGGCACAAAAAATTGCAGATATTTACGACCAATACTTGGTGTATCGCAGCGAATGGACCAGTGCATGGGAAGCGGGTGATGACTTAAACGAGGTGAGCGAAAGTCAGCCTTGGCAGCCGATACTGTGGCGTGACTTGGTAGATGACACGGTAAGCGCTATGGACTCCCCTTATCACCGGGGCAACTTATATATCGACTTTGTTGAACAGTTGCGAGTGGCCAGTGCCGCGCCTGAAGGTTTGCCCGAGCAGGTGTTTATTTTTGGTATATCAGCCTTGCCGCCAGCCTATGTTGAAGCCCTAGACGCCTTAGCATTACATTGTGAAATTCATCTATTCCTTACCAATCCTTCAGAGCAATACTGGGGCGATGTTCGAGACGTTAGCACCCTGCTAAAACAACAATCCGATATCAGCCAAGTAGGAAATCCTTTATTGGCGTCTATGGGCAAGTTAGGCCGTGATTACATTGAATTGTTGCACCCGCTAAATAAGCAAGAAACCGACATTTTTGCCAGTAATGTAAATGAGCAGCAGGCTCCAAGTTTATTGGCAATGGTTCAAGACGATATCTTAAAGCTGCAAGACCCCATTGATTATCAGAAGTTTGACAACAGTTTGCACAAGCGCCAGATCGAGCCTGATGATTGCAGTGTGCAATTGCATCTTTGCCATAGCCCTCGCCGAGAGCTAGAAGTATTACACGATCAACTTCTGGCGATGTTTGAGCAAAACCCAGAACTAAACCCTCGCGATATTATTGTAATGGTGCCCGATGTAAATCGTTATGGGCCAATGATTCAGGCAGTGTTTGGCAGCACCAGTGCAGAAACGCGCTTGCCTTTTGCTATTTCAGATCGCAGTGCCACTCAAGAAAACCCTGTTTTGTTAAGCTTTTTGGAGCTATTGGCGCTACCACAAAAACGTAAGTCTGCGGCAGAGCTCTTAGCGTTATTAGAAGTACCGGCGATTATGCGTCGTTTTGAATTGGCAGAAGACGAACTTAAGTCGCTGCGCCAATGGGTGAGAGAAGCAGGGGTGCGTTGGGGGCTAGATGGCAGTGACCGCAGCCGCTGGCAGGCCCCAGAAGATGAAACTCACTCCTGGCTATTTGGCCTTAAGAGGATGTTGTTGGGTTATGCGATGCCCAGTGATGCGGGTTTACATCAAGGGGTGCTAGCCTACGATGAGGTGCAAGGGAAAATTGCCTTAGCAGTGGGCAAGCTAGCCGACTTTATAGACCAACTAATGTTGCTAGAACAACAGTTGTTGAGTGCGGTTAACGCCGAGCAATGGCGACTGCGTTTACAAGATCTTCTCAGCAATATTTACAGCTTTGATAGTGATGACGAAACCGAGCAATTGCGCCTGCATAAGCTGTTTGAAAACCTCGTAGAGCAATGCCGCAGTAGCGGTTTTATGGAGCTTATCAGCCCAGAACTCATTTTGGATTATTGCCGTAATCAGCTAAATGCGCAGCGTGGTAGTCAACGTTTTTTGGCAGGGCAAATTAACTTTTGTACCTTACTGCCAATGCGTGCCATACCATTTAAGGTGGTGTGCTTATTGGGCATGAATGACAGTGAGTATCCGCGCTCCGTGCCTAGCATGGGCTTTGATTTAATGGCGCAAAATCCTGCTAAACGTGGCGACCGTAGCCGCCGAGATGACGACCGCTATTTATTCTTAGAAGCATTGCTGGCCGCCCAAGATACCTTATATGTCTCTTATATTGCCCATAGCGCCAAAGATAACAGTGAACAAACGCCGTCGGTGTTGGTAGCAGAGCTATGTGATTACATTGGCCAAAGCTGCGTGCTACAAGGTGATGAACAACTAAATGTGGATCAATCAGCCAAGCGTTTGTTAACGCATCTTAGTTGTGAGCATCCCTTGCAACCCTTCTCGAGCGAGTATTATCAAAGCCAAAGCGATAAGTTTAGTTATGCGCAGCGTTGGGTGCCGGCGGTGGCTGCCCAGCAACAAAGCAAAGCGCCCGAGCCTATAGAAGAAGCGCTGATCAATGAAGGTTACATAGCGGATATTGAAATGGACGAGTTGCTTGCCTTTAGTCGCTCGCCCATCGCTTATTTTTATCAGCGGCGCTTAAAAGTGAGTTTTCCGCGCTTAAGTGAGCAATTAGAAGAAACCGAACCCTTTTTAGTAGAAGGGTTAGCGGGTTTCTCTATGAAGCAATATTTACTCGAACAGCAACTTAACAAGGCAGATAAAAAGCAGCAATTTGCGCTGTTACATGCTGCCGGTAGCTTGCCACATGGTGGTTTTGGAGAGGTATCGTTTGAGCAGCAATGGCAAGATCTTGAACCTTTGGCCGATGCCCTATTTCCCTTACTCGCGGGAGGGCTCGTTAAGCGCCAGCAGCTAGCACTAGAACTAGAGTATTCGCTTGAAGATGGTTTGCAGCAGTGTCGTTTGTCGGCTTGGTTGAAACACCAATACGCACAAGGTTTAGTGAGTTATCGACCGGGCAGTATTCGGGGTAAAGATTTGGTTGCTGCTTGGCTGTGGCACTTAGTGTTTCACGCCAGTTTACCTGAGCAAGCGCTTAGCTCTTATGTGCTTGGTCGTAAAGGGGCTTGGCAGCTTTTGCCATTAAGTGCCGAACAAGCAAAAGAGTATTTAGCGCTTTGGCTAAGCCACTTACAACAAGGTTTACACCAGCCGATATTGCTACCTATCGAAAGCGCTTGGCAGTGGATAAGCCAATGTAAAGACAAGAAAACCGGCAGTATTGAGTACAGCGAGGCCAATCTAGATAAAGCAAGACGGGCGGCACGCAATCAGTTTAACGGAGGGCCGTTTGCTCAGGCAGAAGGCGCAGATCCGTATATTCAAGCCCAGATAAGTGATTTAGAAGCCATTTGGCCGCAGTTCGAAGCTAGCGCTAAAGCTTTGCTTGGACCTTTGTTAGCTCATCTAGAGGAGTTTGCTGGTGTCTAA
- the recB gene encoding exodeoxyribonuclease V subunit beta, with the protein MSNLNQATQQSGAMNNNLDVFTFPLNGSRLIEASAGTGKTYTIGALVLRLLLGHYRQPEQAFSQAGEHVALTIEQILVVTFTEAATQELRGRIREKIHQARIAFLRGQSDDFIISQLLDEVNDHPQAAQRLLLAEQNMDQAAVFTIHGFCQRMLKQHAFESGLPFEMEFLTNEIHLRLQAVQDCWRQRFYPLSVPLVGRIVQCWASPYDLHQELGGLLNQSHFELQGVPQEQDLERFFAQQINRIDAFKQLWKPAAAEIAELIATAPLNGNKFRKASVEKWLGLINQFADAATDSDFLSKPLREALAKFTPENLANGVKAKGTPPQHPAFNAIETLFDEEQNIKNLLLAQLLPQIRQRFSELKQQQQLLSFDDLLAGLAKALNAPQGEVLAKQIAELYPVAMIDEFQDTDPQQYQIFSQLYIDRPDTALMLIGDPKQAIYGFRGADIFTYMQARNKVTARYNLPTNWRSTGAMVNACNKLFECHARPFIFDDAIEFIPVNAAKAELSGLVINGEPQAAMQFLYQQNAEFVRGEDYLVGQAQQCAQQIQTLLEAGQQGRATLGDSGKTVQAGDIAVLVRTRREGEKVAAALAKQNIASVSLSNRDSVFESPEAYQFYLQLLACQEPHNDRKLRAALACKILGLGLSELDQLNTDERSWQRYSQEYSEYQQLWYKQGVLAMFYSWMSQRGISERWISQNDNYGERLLTNLMHLAELLQNQSAELDGEAALMRWFAEQLLEPDGNADDQQLRLESDANLVQIVTIHKSKGLEYPIVMLPFILAYREASEALYHQGERFILDLNGSEQAMEAASQERLAEDLRLLYVAVTRAVYCCYLGVADLKKGNAKKGYTDVHQSALGYLLQQNQPQPAGALSAILDNLAQLPCMSWQTVSEQTLAPYSPLNQEQQSFAAKQFTTQLNRNWWLTSYSALSRQQGHGAGFDASSDMAWLDEAEGLSAEPSQVEQPQTLTIFDFPRGAEAGTFLHLLFEEVDFQADLASIQLAIAPLLQASSYNQLDAQGELLWLAPLADMFQQVCATPLDDAGSAAAYSLSQLSPAQRLVEMEFFLPIADLQANQVNQLIQYFDPLSRQAKPLDFASVQGMLKGFIDLVYQHDGRYYVLDYKSNYLGAEVSEYQQQAMMDAMVEHRYDFQYQLYSLALHRWLGQRIPDYDYEQHFGGVYYLFLRGMAGELTSQTGQNEQRNGVYFSRPDPQFIEYLDQLFAGQDLNQTLVQLNHVEANDD; encoded by the coding sequence GTGTCTAATCTAAACCAAGCTACTCAGCAGAGCGGCGCGATGAATAATAACTTAGATGTTTTCACCTTTCCCTTGAATGGCTCTCGGCTTATTGAAGCTAGTGCTGGTACGGGGAAAACCTACACCATTGGCGCTTTGGTGCTGCGTTTGTTGCTAGGGCATTATCGTCAACCAGAGCAAGCTTTTAGCCAAGCTGGAGAGCACGTAGCGCTCACTATTGAGCAGATATTGGTGGTTACCTTTACCGAAGCGGCTACGCAGGAGCTGCGAGGGCGAATTCGCGAGAAAATTCATCAAGCGCGAATTGCTTTTTTACGAGGCCAAAGCGATGACTTCATTATTAGTCAGCTGCTAGATGAGGTTAACGACCACCCGCAGGCGGCGCAACGTTTGCTGTTGGCTGAACAAAACATGGACCAGGCGGCGGTGTTTACCATTCATGGTTTCTGCCAACGCATGTTGAAGCAACATGCTTTCGAATCGGGCTTGCCCTTTGAGATGGAGTTTCTTACCAATGAAATTCATCTGCGTTTGCAAGCGGTGCAAGACTGTTGGCGTCAGCGCTTTTATCCCTTATCGGTGCCTTTGGTGGGTCGAATAGTGCAATGCTGGGCCAGCCCTTACGACTTACATCAAGAGTTGGGCGGCTTGCTAAATCAAAGCCATTTTGAGCTACAAGGAGTGCCGCAAGAGCAAGATTTAGAACGCTTTTTTGCGCAACAAATTAATCGCATTGATGCCTTTAAACAGCTTTGGAAACCTGCAGCGGCAGAGATTGCTGAACTTATTGCAACCGCGCCATTAAATGGCAATAAGTTTCGTAAAGCTTCGGTCGAAAAATGGTTGGGCTTAATTAACCAGTTTGCAGACGCCGCAACCGACAGTGACTTTTTAAGCAAACCATTGCGCGAAGCTTTGGCTAAGTTCACGCCAGAGAATCTAGCTAATGGCGTAAAAGCTAAAGGTACGCCGCCGCAACACCCCGCGTTTAACGCAATAGAAACCTTGTTTGATGAAGAACAAAACATTAAAAACTTGCTGTTAGCCCAGTTGTTGCCGCAAATCCGTCAGCGTTTTAGTGAACTCAAGCAACAACAACAGCTGTTGAGCTTTGATGATTTATTGGCGGGTTTGGCCAAGGCGCTAAATGCACCTCAAGGAGAAGTGCTAGCCAAGCAAATCGCCGAGCTCTATCCCGTCGCGATGATTGATGAATTCCAAGATACCGATCCTCAGCAATATCAGATTTTTTCTCAGCTGTATATTGATAGGCCCGATACCGCGTTAATGCTAATTGGCGACCCTAAGCAGGCGATTTATGGTTTTCGCGGCGCCGACATTTTCACTTATATGCAAGCGCGCAACAAGGTTACCGCACGTTACAACCTGCCAACCAATTGGCGTTCTACTGGCGCGATGGTGAACGCATGCAATAAGTTGTTTGAGTGCCATGCTCGGCCATTTATTTTTGACGATGCCATTGAGTTCATCCCAGTGAATGCGGCTAAAGCAGAGCTGAGTGGTTTAGTTATAAACGGCGAGCCACAGGCAGCCATGCAGTTTTTGTATCAGCAAAATGCAGAATTTGTGCGCGGCGAAGATTATCTTGTTGGTCAGGCTCAACAGTGTGCCCAGCAAATACAGACTTTGTTAGAAGCTGGGCAACAAGGGCGTGCAACTCTGGGTGATAGTGGAAAAACAGTGCAAGCGGGCGATATCGCGGTGTTAGTGCGCACTCGCCGTGAAGGCGAAAAAGTGGCTGCGGCATTGGCTAAACAAAACATTGCCAGTGTCAGCTTATCTAACCGCGATAGTGTGTTTGAAAGCCCCGAAGCCTATCAGTTTTATTTGCAGTTATTAGCCTGCCAAGAACCGCACAACGACCGAAAACTGCGCGCAGCTTTAGCCTGTAAAATCTTAGGTTTAGGTTTAAGCGAGTTGGACCAGCTAAATACCGACGAGCGCAGCTGGCAACGCTATTCCCAAGAGTACAGCGAGTACCAACAGCTTTGGTATAAACAAGGCGTACTGGCAATGTTTTATTCTTGGATGAGCCAACGTGGCATTAGCGAGCGCTGGATCAGCCAAAACGATAACTATGGTGAGCGCTTACTTACCAACTTGATGCATTTAGCTGAGCTACTGCAAAACCAGAGCGCCGAGTTGGATGGTGAAGCAGCGTTAATGCGCTGGTTTGCCGAACAACTACTCGAACCCGATGGCAATGCCGACGATCAACAACTGCGCTTAGAAAGTGACGCGAACTTGGTGCAAATTGTCACTATTCACAAAAGTAAGGGCTTGGAATATCCGATTGTGATGTTGCCGTTTATTTTGGCTTATCGCGAAGCGAGCGAGGCGCTTTATCACCAAGGCGAGCGCTTTATTCTCGATTTAAATGGCAGTGAGCAAGCTATGGAGGCTGCCAGCCAAGAGCGTTTGGCCGAAGACTTGCGCTTACTTTATGTAGCGGTGACGCGAGCGGTGTATTGCTGTTATTTAGGTGTGGCAGATCTGAAAAAAGGTAACGCCAAAAAAGGTTATACCGACGTGCATCAAAGCGCCCTAGGCTACTTGTTGCAACAAAATCAGCCACAACCTGCTGGTGCGCTTAGCGCTATTTTGGACAATTTGGCTCAGCTTCCCTGCATGAGTTGGCAAACAGTGAGTGAGCAAACACTTGCGCCATATAGCCCGCTAAACCAAGAGCAGCAAAGTTTTGCTGCTAAGCAATTTACTACCCAGCTTAATCGAAATTGGTGGCTAACCAGTTACTCTGCGCTTAGTCGCCAGCAAGGTCATGGCGCAGGCTTTGATGCCAGTAGCGACATGGCATGGCTAGATGAAGCAGAAGGTTTAAGTGCTGAGCCAAGCCAAGTTGAACAGCCGCAAACGCTGACTATTTTTGATTTCCCTCGTGGCGCAGAGGCTGGTACTTTTTTGCACTTATTGTTTGAAGAAGTGGATTTTCAAGCCGATTTAGCGAGTATTCAGCTGGCTATTGCACCCTTACTGCAGGCCTCTAGTTATAATCAGTTGGACGCCCAAGGCGAGTTGTTATGGTTAGCGCCATTGGCTGATATGTTCCAACAAGTGTGTGCTACGCCTTTGGATGATGCTGGGAGCGCTGCTGCTTACAGTTTAAGCCAACTAAGCCCAGCGCAACGCTTGGTCGAAATGGAGTTTTTCTTGCCAATTGCAGACCTACAAGCCAATCAAGTTAATCAGCTCATTCAATATTTCGACCCATTAAGTCGCCAAGCTAAACCTTTGGATTTTGCTAGTGTGCAAGGCATGTTAAAGGGCTTTATCGATTTGGTGTATCAACATGATGGTCGTTATTACGTATTGGACTATAAGTCGAATTATCTGGGGGCAGAAGTAAGTGAGTACCAACAACAGGCAATGATGGATGCTATGGTTGAGCATCGCTACGATTTCCAATATCAGCTGTACAGTTTGGCTTTACACCGTTGGTTGGGGCAACGAATACCTGACTACGACTATGAGCAGCACTTTGGCGGGGTTTATTACTTATTTTTGCGTGGAATGGCTGGTGAGTTAACTAGCCAAACCGGTCAAAACGAGCAGCGTAATGGCGTGTATTTTAGCCGACCAGATCCGCAATTTATTGAGTACCTTGATCAGCTATTTGCCGGGCAAGATCTTAATCAAACATTAGTGCAGTTAAATCATGTGGAGGCGAATGATGACTAG